AATTGGGGTTGAGCTTGAAAAAATTCATCTTCTCCCAAATCAGGGCCTGGAATTGTCGTATTCTGAAGTAAGGGGTCGGTTGTGGTTTGCCAAAAGTATTGATCGGGTGCACCATCATGAGCATGAGGAGCACTGAAGCTTAAGGATAGGCTAAATGGTTTATCTTCAGGAGCCTTATCTATAAAGTCAAGCGCCTTTTGTCCAGTATATCTAGTCAAGTGAACAGTATCTCCTGCTATAGTTTTGAAGTAATAGCCTCTTTTATCGGGATATTGATTATTTCTATCATAAGACTCATATTCGTCAAACTGATTATTTAGATTATCATATCTCACCCCATATTTCCCAAAAAAAGCAGTATAGTAGCCGCTATTTTTTAAGATAGTTGGATAGGATTCTTCCATGTATTCAGCTCGGATATTTCCCGTTTGAAAATTGAAATTATGGGCTCGCTCATATAAACCTGTAAATAAACTCGCCCTACTGGCAGCACAAATGGGAGTAGTCACTATTGCTGTTTCGAAATAGGTTCCAGATTCCGCTAGCCTATCCATCTCTGGTGTTTGAACAAATTGATTTCCAGCATAACCCAAAGCATCAAATCGCTGATCATCCGTTAGAATAAAAATAATATTAGGCCTGTTGAGGGGTGATTTTGTTTCCTGAGAAAATACCTTTGTGGCATTAAAGGGAATATAAAAAAGGCAGATTATTGCTATGAATTTGTTCATTAAATTGGGTAATTAATAATTGACTCAGTAAAATCAACCCCCATCAAAAAAGGATGACTTGATGATTCTCTAAGATAGATTTTTGGAATTAAAGTAGTATCCTGTACCCTAGTGTATATTCAAGTAAGACCAAGATTAAGCTATGCTTGGTAATAAAAACTAAAAAAAATCAAACCTGATGATTGTGTCATTGTACATTGCTAGATCATCAAAAAAAGCCACATATCGCTAGAATTATGGGATATGTGGCTTTTTCAAAAAATTCTTTTTTGCTCTACTTTTCATATCAATGTAAAGCAGAAATGAATTCTATAATGCTTTTGCACTATTTCGTTTGAAACAACATAGGCGCGAGCTCATATAAACTTCTTCTCCAAGTTTGAAACTCGTGTGCCGTGCCCTCTGATACAAAAGATACTGCCTGATAACCTGCATCCTGTAGAGCAGACACCGCGTTTTTCACTCTATCAGGATTTTCCTTACTACCAGCACTGATAAAGATCAAATCCGGTTTTAAAGAATCATTCAATTCTTCAGGGGTATAGATTCCACCACTGAGTAAAGCATAACGGGAAAATACTTCTGGCTTATTCAAAGTAATCCTATGAGTCTCCATACCTCCCATAGAAAGTCCCCCCATAGCGCGATGATCCCGGTCGGAAAGAGTTCTAAAATTAGCATCAACATAAGGTATTAACTCATCCACTAACACAGTCTGAAAGGGCTCAATTTTGAAATCCCTCAAACCTCCGAATTTGATCTCGTTGGTCATACCGTAGGTCATCACGATCAGGAAAGGCTCTACCTTTCCTTCAGCGATTAAATTATCCATAATCAAATTGGCATGCCCTTGATTACTCCAGGCAGTTTCATCTTCTCCCCAGCCATGCTGAAGATAAAGAACTGGGTAGCGCTTTTCTGATTCCTGAGAATATCCAGGAGGAGTATATACAAATGCTCTTCTGGAGGTATTGGTGCTAGGTGAAGGAAAAAGAATTTGCTGCACATTGCCATGAGGAACATCTTTCAGTGCATAAAATTCCTGATCGTGGGCGGGTATTTCTATTCCACTTTCCCAACGGGTAGACCCGTAATAATTCTTTGCTCCTGGGTCATTAAAAACTCCACCATCAATAGTCAGATGATAATAATGGAATCCTTCATCCATCGGTCCGGCTGTGGTGCCAGTCCATACTCCATCGGCATCCTTGGTAAGATCTGTTCCTCCTTGTCCTCCAAGCCCCAGACTTACATTGACACTTTGAGCCTTTGGAGCTTCGACTCTAAACCTTGCATATCCTTGAGAATTAACTTGTGGGTATTCTTTACCCGGTTGGTTTTTAGAGGAAGGTTTAAAATCTTCCTTAATTTCTGTAGTGCTTGATTGTGAATAACAAAAGGAAATGCTGCAAATCCAGAGTACAGCCAGAATAAGAGAATGTTTTTTCATAGGTTAAATAGGTTATGGGTTATTAAATAAATTGTTCTACTGTGAAAATTGAAAGTAATGAATCTTCAGTGGGTACCTCCAAAACTTTCCATTGACACCTGTCAAACAGGCAGTTAATATAAAAAGTGGATTTTGAAACATGAGAATGGAGTTGAAAAAAATTGAATTTAAGTTTACTTGAAGTTTCTTAACTATATTATAAGTGTATGAAATATTCATCAAATTGCCTAAAGGAAGTTCTACTTTAAGTCAGATGCTCCTTTAATTAAAAACTGTTTATAACCAGTTGATTATATTTTTTCAATACTTTCCTTTCCAAACCCTACGTATAAGGTGTGACTCAAAATAAGCTTGAAAAGTACATGAGGTAAAAGAAATTCGATCACGATATTCTATATCAGAATTGTTTTTCAAAATAGGTCAAAAACTATATTACTTAGATAGAGTTTGCTAGTAGAGAGTCCAAGTCTTTGAGGAGAAAATTTTTATATTTTCTAAACAGAAATCAAAGTTTGATTTATTAAGTTATTTTGATTTTCATAGGCAATGAACTTTGATAATTAGCTAACT
Above is a window of Algoriphagus machipongonensis DNA encoding:
- a CDS encoding alpha/beta hydrolase-fold protein, which codes for MKKHSLILAVLWICSISFCYSQSSTTEIKEDFKPSSKNQPGKEYPQVNSQGYARFRVEAPKAQSVNVSLGLGGQGGTDLTKDADGVWTGTTAGPMDEGFHYYHLTIDGGVFNDPGAKNYYGSTRWESGIEIPAHDQEFYALKDVPHGNVQQILFPSPSTNTSRRAFVYTPPGYSQESEKRYPVLYLQHGWGEDETAWSNQGHANLIMDNLIAEGKVEPFLIVMTYGMTNEIKFGGLRDFKIEPFQTVLVDELIPYVDANFRTLSDRDHRAMGGLSMGGMETHRITLNKPEVFSRYALLSGGIYTPEELNDSLKPDLIFISAGSKENPDRVKNAVSALQDAGYQAVSFVSEGTAHEFQTWRRSLYELAPMLFQTK